Genomic window (Enterobacteriaceae bacterium 4M9):
TGACAGGCGTGTTGGCGGTTTCGCTGGTTTACCACCAGCAGGAAAGCACAGGTGAGGAAACACCATGAAACTCAGTCGTCGTAGCTTCATGAAAGCTAACGCCGTCGCCGCGGCCGCTGCGGCAGCCGGTATCAGCGTTCCCGCCGCCGCGCGTGCGGTGGTAGGGCAGTCTGACGCCATCAAATGGGACAAAGCGCCGTGCCGTTTCTGCGGCACCGGCTGCGGCGTGCTGGTCGGCACCCAGAATGGCCGCGTTGTGGCAAGCCAGGGCGACCCGGATGCGCCGGTCAACCGCGGTCTGAACTGCATTAAGGGCTATTTCCTGCCAAAAATTATGTACGGAAAAGACCGTCTGACGCAGCCGCTGCTGCGTATGCGCGACGGCGAGTACGACAAACAGGGCGAGTTCACGCCGGTAAGCTGGGAAAAAGCCTTTGATGTGATGGAAGAGAAGTTCAAGGCATCGCTTAAAGAGAAAGGCCCGGACGGCATTGGCATGTTCGGCTCTGGCCAGTGGACCGTCTGGGAAGGCTACGCAGCGGCTAAGCTGTTCAAAGCGGGCTTTCGCTCTAACAACATCGACCCCAACGCACGTCACTGCATGGCATCGGCGGTAGTGGGCTTCATGCGTACCTTTGGTATGGATGAGCCGATGGGCTGCTACGACGATATCGAGCAGGCCGACGCCTTTGTGCTGTGGGGATCCAACATGGCGGAGATGCACCCGATCCTGTGGTCGCGCATCACCGACCGCCGCCTGGCCAACAACGGCGTGGAAGTGGCCGTGCTGTCGACCTTCCGCCACCGCAGCTTTGAGCTCGCGGACAACGGCATGATCTTCACGCCGCAGTCCGATCTCGCCATCCTCAACTACATCGCTAACTACATCATTCAGAACGATGCGGTTAACGAAGATTTCTTCTCTAAGCACGTTACTCTGCGCCGCGGTGCTACCGACATCGGTTATGGCCTGCGTCCTGAGCATCCGCTGGAAAAAGCCGCGAAAAACCCGGGTTCCGACGCTTCTGAGCCGATGAGCTTTGAAGAGTATAAGGCGTTTGTCGCCGACTATACCCTCGACAAAGCGCACGAGATGAGCGGCGTGCCGAAAGATCAGCTGGAGCGTCTGGCGAAGCTGTACGCGGACCCGAGCAAGAAAGTCATTTCCTACTGGACGATGGGTTTCAACCAGCACGTGCGCGGCGTGTGGGCCAACAACTTGTGCTACAACATCCACCTGCTGACCGGCAAAATCTCACAGCCGGGCTGTGGTCCGTTCTCGCTGACCGGCCAGCCGTCTGCGTGCGGTACGGCGCGTGAAGTGGGCACCTTTGCCCACCGTCTGCCTGCAGACATGGTGGTGACCAACGAGAAGCACCGCCAGATTACCGAAAAAGAGTGGGATCTGCCGTCAGGGACCATTCCGTCAAAAGTGGGTCTGCACGCTATTGCGCAGGACCGTGCGCTCAAAGACGGCAAACTGAACGTCTACTGGGTGATGTGTAATAACAACATGCAGGCCGGTCCGAACATTAACGAAGACCGTATGCCGGGCTGGCGCGATCCGCGCAACTTCGTGATTGTTTCCGATCCCTACCCGACGGTGAGTGCGCTGGCCGCCGACCTGATTCTGCCGACCGCAATGTGGGTAGAAAAAGAAGGTGCCTACGGCAACGCCGAGCGCCGTACCCAGTTCTGGCACCAGCAGGTTGCCGCACCGGGTGAGGCGAAATCTGACCTCTGGCAGCTGGTGAGCTTTGCGAAACGCTTTAAGACTGACGAAGTCTGGAGCGAAGAACTGCTGGCCCAGCGCCCGGAAATGCGCGGTAAAACGCTGTATGACGTGCTGTTTGCCACCGACCGTATTCGCAAGTACCCGCTTAGCGAACTGAAAGACGATCAGTTGAACGACGAAGCGCGCGAGCTGGGCTTCTATCTGCAAAAAGGTCTGTTTGAAGAATATGCGGCCTTTGGGCGCGGCCACGGCCATGACCTGGCGCCGTTTGACGACTATCACAAGGCGCGCGGTCTGCGCTGGCCGGTTGTTGATGGTAAAGAAACCCAGTGGCGCTACAGCGAAGGCCACGATCCGTATGTCAAAGCCGGTGAAGGCTATAAGTTCTACGGCAAGCCAGACGGTAAAGCGGTTATCTTTGCGCTGCCGTTCGAACCCGCCGCCGAAGTGCCGGATAAAGAATACGATCTGTGGCTGTCTACTGGCCGTGTACTGGAGCACTGGCACACCGGCAGCATGACGCGCCGCGTGCCGGAACTGCACCGTGCATTCCCGGAAGCCGTGCTGTTTATCCACCCGCTGGATGCCAAAGACCGCGGCCTGCGCCGTGGTGAAAAGGTGAAAGTGGTGTCACGTCGCGGCGAAGTTATCACCACTGTGGAAACCCGCGGGCGTAATACGCCGCCGAAAGGTCTGGTCTACATGCCGTTCTTTGACGCCGGCCAGCTGGTGAACAACCTCACTATCGACGCTACCGATCCGCTCTCTCGCGAGACGGATTTCAAGAAGTGCGCCGTTAAAGTGGTGAAGGTGTAAATCATGGCGCGCAAGGATGCACCAACCCCGGCGCGCCGTCGCTTCCTGCGCGATGCCGCGCGGGCGGCTGGCGGGCTGGGAATTGCCGTGGCGCTGCTGGGCCTTCAGCAGCAGCGCAGCCAGGCAAGCGGGGTGCGCCTGCGCCCGCCGGGTGCATTAGCGGAACCGGCTTTTTCTCGCGCCTGTGTGCGCTGCGGGCAGTGCGTTCAGGCCTGCCCGTATGACACGCTGAAGCTGGCGACGCTGGTAACGGGCGATGCGGCCGGTACGCCCTACTTCGTGGCACGTGAGATCCCGTGTGAAATGTGTGAGGACATTCCCTGCGCCGTTGCCTGCCCGAGCGGTGCGCTGGATAAAGAACTGCCCTCCATTGATGACGCGCGCATGGGGCTTGCGGTGCTGCTGGACCAGGAAAACTGCCTTAACTTCCAGGGGCTGCGTTGTGACGTGTGTTACCGCGTCTGCCCGTCCATTGATAAGGCCATCACGCTTGAGCTTGAGCGCAACACCCGCACCGGCAAGCATGCGCGCTTCCTGCCCACCGTGCACAGCAGCGACTGTACCGGCTGCGGCAAGTGTGAGCAGGCCTGTGTGCTGGATGTCGCGGCAATAAAAGTGCTGCCGCGTGACCTTGCGAAGGGCGAACTGGGGCATCACTACCGTTTCGGCTGGCTGGAGAGTAGCGATGGCAAATCTTAAGCAGGACGTCGGGCGTGACGCGTGGGCGAAGAAAGGCTGGTGGCGCAGTCACCGCTGGCTGGTGCTCAGGCGTATGACACAGTTGCTGGTGCTGGCGTTGTTTCTGAGTGGTCCGCTGTTCGGCGTGTGGATTTTGCGCGGTAACTACAGCAGCAGCCTGCTCCTGGATACCGTACCGCTAAGTGACCCGCTGATGATCCTGCAAAGCCTGGCGAGCGGGCACCTGCCCGGCGCGCTGGCACTGGTGGGGGCTGCGGTGGTGGTGGTGAGCTATGCGCTGCTCGGCAAGCGCACTTTCTGTGGCTGGGTTTGCCCGGTGAATCCGCTGACTGACCTCGCCGCCTGGTTGCGCCGCCGTTTTGGTATCACCCGTTCAGCGACGTTGCCACGCGGGTTGCGCTACATCCTGCTGGCGCTGGTGCTGGTGGGGAGTGCGATTTTTGGTGGTCTGGTGTGGGAGTGGCTGAACCCGGTGTCGCTGATGGGCCGCGGCCTTATCTTTGGCTTTGGTGCCGGACTCTGGCTGCTGGTTGCGCTGTTTGTCTTTGATTTGCTGGTAGTAGAGCACGGCTGGTGTGGGCATCTGTGCCCGCTGGGCGCGTTTTACGGCCTGACTGGCGCGAAAGGCGCGCTGGAAGTGAGCGCCGCGGGGCGCGATAACTGCACCCGCTGTATGGATTGTTTTCACGTTTGCCCGGAGCCGCACATTCTGCGTGCACCGGTGCTGGATAAAGAGAGCCCGGCGCAGGTAGCCGACCGTGACTGCATGGCCTGTGGTCGCTGTGTGGATGTTTGCGCTGAAGAGGTTCTCACAATAACGACACGATGGAGTTCGGGAGCAAAATCATGAAAAGCCCTGTCCGTAAAAACCCTTTTTTAAGCTGCATGGCGGCGTTGATGTTAATGATGAGTGGTGCTGCGCTGGCGGTGGACGCGGTGGATCTGAGCCAGTCACCGGAAGTGTCCGGCGTGCAGGAAAACATGCGTGTACCGAAAGAGCAGGATCGCATGGCGCTGAACTACGTAAACCAGCCGCCAATGATCCCGCACAGCATTGATGGCTACCAGGTCACGACCAATACCAACCGCTGCCTGGCGTGCCACGGCGTGGAGCACTATCGCAATACCGGCGCGCCGCGCATCAGCCCGACCCACTTCATGGACAGCGACGGCAAGGTGCTCTCCGGCGTAGCACCGCGTCGCTACTTCTGCCTGCAGTGCCACGTGCCCCAGGCTGATGCGGCACCGATAGTTGATAACACCTTCGAGCCATCTAAAGGCTTTGGTAAGTGAGGCAAATGATGGAAAACAAAAAGCCAGGCCTGATTCGCCGTCTCTGGCAGTGGTGGTGGCGCCCGAGCCGTCTGGCGCTTGGCACCTTGCTGCTGCTGGGTTTCGGTGCCGGGATTGTCTTCTGGGGCGGTTTTAACACCGGGATGGAAGCGGCCAACACCGAGCAGTTCTGCATCAGTTGCCACGAAATGCGCGCTACCGTGTACGAAGAGTACATGGAAACGGTGCACTACAATAACCGCAGCGGCGTGCGTGCGACCTGCCCGGATTGCCACGTGCCGCACGAATTTGTGCCGAAAATGGTGCGTAAGATTAAGGCCAGTAAAGAGTTGTACGGCAAAATCTTTGGCATCATCGACACGCCGCAGAAGTTTGAAGAACACCGTCTGAGCATGGCGCAAAACGAGTGGCGCAGGATGAAAGAGAACAACTCTCAGGAGTGCCGCAACTGCCACAACTTTGATTACATGGACTTTACCGCACAGAAAACGGTGGCGGGCAAGATGCACGAACAGGCCATTAAAGACGGCCAGACCTGTATTGATTGCCACAAGGGCATTGCCCATAAACTGCCGGATATGCGTGAGGTTCAGCCAGGCTTCTGATATCCCTTTTGCCGCTCGCGTTCGTCGGGCGGCATTTTTACGCCTCGCGACAATCCTTTCCTGACGACGTACTATGGCACTCTGCTTGTTTTCAGGGAGCTGCTATGTCACCACGTATTACGGTCATCAAAGACAAAATCCTTTCCGATAACTACTTTGTCCTGCGCAACATTACCTATGATTTAACCCACCGTAGCGGCGAGGTGATGCGCCACCGCCGCGAAGTTTACGATCGCGGCAATGGCGCAACCATTCTGCTCTACAACACAGAAAAGAAAACCGTGGTGCTGACGCGCCAGTTTCGCGTCGCGACCTGGGTCAATGGCAACGCTGACGGCATGCTGATTGAATGCTGCGCCGGGCTACTTGATGAAGACGCGCCTGAGGTCTGTGCCCGCAAAGAAGCGGCTGAAGAGACCGGCTACCAGGTAGGCGAGGTAGAAAAGGTGTTTGAACTGTATATGTCTCCCGGTGGTGTTACCGAAGTGGTGCACTTTTTTATGGCGCAGTACAGCGATGCGCAGCATACCGGGCAGGGCGGTGGCGTAGAAGATGAAGATATCGACGTGCTGGAACTGCCTTTTGCTGATGCGCTGGAAAAGGTTAAGCGCGGTGAAATCTGCGATGGCAAAACGGTGATTCTGCTCCAGCAACTGCAGTTGCGCGGTGTGATGTAAACCCCCGTCAGAAGTAAGTGCAGTACGGTATGAAGGTGACTGAGCAATCTGAAAAATCTGATTGAGTGCAGCGACGGGGCAGCCGAAGATATGGACATAATTCGACCACTGAGATACCCGTCGGAAAGCCTTGCTCATGCTGTATCCGTTAAAAACTCTGCTGCTGTGTTGCCTGTGCTTTTCTGCCGGCGTGCTGGCTGAACCTGTTCAGCGCAGCTTCTCTGACTGGCAGGTGACCTGCAACAACCAGAATTTCTGCCAGGCGCGCAATACCGGTCTGCACCAGGGACTGGTGATGTCGATTGGACGCAGCGCTGGCGTTGGTGTTGACGCCACACTGCGTATTGAACTGGGCGCACTCACACGCGCCTTTGTCGGTCAGCCGCCGATTGCACCGCGCCTGCAGCTTGACGGTGTACCGCTGGTGCTCAGTGGGCGCTGGCACAGCGGTGAGCACATGCTGTCTACCAACGACAGCAGCACTATTGGCGCATTCTTGCGTGAAATTCGTGATGGGGAAGCCATCACGCTCCATGATGGACCCGGCAACCTTTCACTTATTGGACTAAAGGCCGCGCTGTTGTATATCGACGACAGGCAACAGCGTGTTGGCAATGAAAGCGCCTGGCTGGAAAAAGGGCTGGCGGCGGCGCGCAGTGTCCCTCTGGTCCCGGCGTTACAGACACTGCCTGTTCCAGAGCCGGTGACGCCGCTTAGTAAAGAGGAGCGCGAGACGCTGCTGGATTATGCCGCCTGGCGAATGAACGCCAGCCATTGTTCTATTGACCCGGTGCGTCAGCAGGTCAGAGCCTGGGCGCTGAGTGAAACCAGTGCGCTGGTGCTGGTGAGCTGTGAGGCTGGCGCCTGGAATGTAGTCGATCTGGCCTGGCGCGTGCCCAGAAACGATCCCACGCGCGCAATACCGGTGCAGCTAACGTTGCCGTTTCAGCCCCGGGGGCAAAACCGGCGGCTTGAGCTAATGAACGGTCAGTTTGATGAGAAAACGGGCGAGCTACGCACGCTTGAAAAAAGCAGGGGCATCGGTGACTGTGGGGTGGCGACACGCTGGCGTTTTGACGGCCAGCGTTTTCGCCTGGCACGCTACGCCGCCGAGCCTGCCTGTGATGGCTGGCACGGGCCAGATGCCTGGCCCGTGCTGTGGGTGACGCGTCAGGCGAGCGCGCACTTAACGCCCTGAAACCTGGCGTGCTTTTTTCACCACGTTTTCAACGGTAAAGCCAAAGTAAGGGAACAGCTTTTCGGCAGGAGCCGACTCACCAAATCCCGTCATGCCGACCACGGCCCCTTTCAGTCCGACATATTTGTACCAGTAGTCAGCAATACCGGCCTCTACTGCCACGCGGGCGCTCACGTCTGAAGGCAGCACGGCTTCTCGCCAGGCGTCGTCCTGGGCGTCGAACACGTCCGTTGACGGCAGTGATACCACCTGCACCTTTATCCCGTCCTGCGTGAGTTTATCCGCTGCCAGCACGGTGATTTCCATTTCAGAGCCGGTAGCAATCAAAATCACATCGGGTTTCCCTTCACACGCTTTGAGCACGTAGCCGCCGCGCGCGATATCCTTAACCTGCTGTGGGGTTCTGTCCATCTGTGCCAGGTTCTGGCGTGAGAGAATCAGTGCCGTCGGGCCGTGATGGCGCTCTACGGCGGCTTTCCAGGCGACCGCCGCTTCTACCTGGTCGCACGGCCGCCAGGTGCTGAAGTTTGGCGTCAGGCGCAGGCTCGCAAGCTGTTCGACCGCCTGGTGTGTCGGGCCGTCCTCCCCAAGACCAATTGAGTCATGGGTATAAACCATGATTTGCCGCGCTTTCATCAGTGCTGCCATGCGCGCCGCATTGCGTGCGTATTCCACAAACATCAGGAAAGTCGCGGTGTAGGGCACAAAGCCGCCGTGATGGGCGATGCCATTGGCAATGGCCGTCATGCCAAACTCGCGTACGCCGTAGTGGATATAATTTCCGGCGATATCTTCTTTCAGTGACGTTGACCCCGACCAGAGCGTCAGGTTACTGGGGGCGAGGTCGGCCGAGCCGCCAAGCAGTTCTGGCAATATGGGGCCGATTTTATTGAGCACATTCTGGGATGCCTTGCGGGTGGCGATTTTGGCCGGATTTTCCTGCAATGTTGTCACCAGTTGTGCGGTGGTGTCTTCCCAGTCTGGCGGCAGTTCGCCACGCAGTCGGCGCGTAAACTCAGCCGCCAGTTCCGGGTGTGCCTGCTGATACGCGGCAAATTTACCGTTCCAGTCGGATTCGAACTTCTCGCCTTTTGCGCGCGCATCCCAGCCCTGGTAAATGTCTTTCGGGATAACAAACGGCGGTTCATTCCAGCCAAGCTGTTTGCGCGCCAGCGCGACTTCTTCTGCACCCAGCGGCGAGCCGTGCGCTTCCTCTTTGCCTGCTTTGTTCGGTGAACCAAAACCAATCACGGTGCGGCAGATAATCAGCGACGGTTTATCTTTCACACTTTGCGCCTCTTCAATGGCGCGCTTGATAGCCTTTGGATCGTGGCCATCAATTTCATGCACAACGTGCCAGTGATAGGCTTCAAAGCGTTTCGCGGTGTCGTCGGTGAACCAGCCGTCGGTTTCGCCATCAATCGAAATACCGTTGTGGTCATAAAAACCAATCAATTTGCCAAGTCCGAGCGTGCCTGCAAGCGAGCAGGCTTCGTGCGAGATGCCCTCCATCAGGCAGCCGTCGCCCATAAACACCCAGGTATAGTGATCGACAATATCGTGGCCCGGTTGGTTGAACTGTGCGCCCAGCGTGCGTTCGGCAATCGCCAGACCCACCGCGTTAGCCAGCCCCTGACCAAGCGGCCCGGTGGTGGTTTCCACACCCGGCGTATAGCCGATTTCCGGGTGACCGGGCGTTTTCGAGTGCAACTGGCGGAAGTTTTTCAATTCCTCGAGCGAGAGATCATAGCCGGAAAGATGCAGCAGGCTGTAGAGCAGCATCGAGGCATGGCCGTTGGAGAGGACGAACCGATCACGGTCATACCAGGTTGGGTTAATCGGGTTGTGCTTAAGAAAGTCGTTCCACAGCACTTCAGCGATATCTGCCATTCCCATCGGTGCACCGGGGTGCCCGGAGTTAGCTTTCTGAACCGCGTCCATGCTCAGGGCGCGAATCGCATTGGCAAGAGCCTGACGAGTCATAGTGTGCTCCGTGTCGGGTTAAAGGCGGGCGGCGAGCAGGTCTTCGAGCTTGCGCTGATCGACGGCGAAAAGACGAATACCGTCGGTGAGTTTCTCAACCGCCATCGGGTCGAGGTTGTGCTCCCAGCGGAACTCGGCTTCGCTCATCGGCTCC
Coding sequences:
- the napA gene encoding nitrate reductase catalytic subunit NapA, coding for MKLSRRSFMKANAVAAAAAAAGISVPAAARAVVGQSDAIKWDKAPCRFCGTGCGVLVGTQNGRVVASQGDPDAPVNRGLNCIKGYFLPKIMYGKDRLTQPLLRMRDGEYDKQGEFTPVSWEKAFDVMEEKFKASLKEKGPDGIGMFGSGQWTVWEGYAAAKLFKAGFRSNNIDPNARHCMASAVVGFMRTFGMDEPMGCYDDIEQADAFVLWGSNMAEMHPILWSRITDRRLANNGVEVAVLSTFRHRSFELADNGMIFTPQSDLAILNYIANYIIQNDAVNEDFFSKHVTLRRGATDIGYGLRPEHPLEKAAKNPGSDASEPMSFEEYKAFVADYTLDKAHEMSGVPKDQLERLAKLYADPSKKVISYWTMGFNQHVRGVWANNLCYNIHLLTGKISQPGCGPFSLTGQPSACGTAREVGTFAHRLPADMVVTNEKHRQITEKEWDLPSGTIPSKVGLHAIAQDRALKDGKLNVYWVMCNNNMQAGPNINEDRMPGWRDPRNFVIVSDPYPTVSALAADLILPTAMWVEKEGAYGNAERRTQFWHQQVAAPGEAKSDLWQLVSFAKRFKTDEVWSEELLAQRPEMRGKTLYDVLFATDRIRKYPLSELKDDQLNDEARELGFYLQKGLFEEYAAFGRGHGHDLAPFDDYHKARGLRWPVVDGKETQWRYSEGHDPYVKAGEGYKFYGKPDGKAVIFALPFEPAAEVPDKEYDLWLSTGRVLEHWHTGSMTRRVPELHRAFPEAVLFIHPLDAKDRGLRRGEKVKVVSRRGEVITTVETRGRNTPPKGLVYMPFFDAGQLVNNLTIDATDPLSRETDFKKCAVKVVKV
- the napG gene encoding ferredoxin-type protein NapG gives rise to the protein MARKDAPTPARRRFLRDAARAAGGLGIAVALLGLQQQRSQASGVRLRPPGALAEPAFSRACVRCGQCVQACPYDTLKLATLVTGDAAGTPYFVAREIPCEMCEDIPCAVACPSGALDKELPSIDDARMGLAVLLDQENCLNFQGLRCDVCYRVCPSIDKAITLELERNTRTGKHARFLPTVHSSDCTGCGKCEQACVLDVAAIKVLPRDLAKGELGHHYRFGWLESSDGKS
- the napH gene encoding quinol dehydrogenase ferredoxin subunit NapH — encoded protein: MANLKQDVGRDAWAKKGWWRSHRWLVLRRMTQLLVLALFLSGPLFGVWILRGNYSSSLLLDTVPLSDPLMILQSLASGHLPGALALVGAAVVVVSYALLGKRTFCGWVCPVNPLTDLAAWLRRRFGITRSATLPRGLRYILLALVLVGSAIFGGLVWEWLNPVSLMGRGLIFGFGAGLWLLVALFVFDLLVVEHGWCGHLCPLGAFYGLTGAKGALEVSAAGRDNCTRCMDCFHVCPEPHILRAPVLDKESPAQVADRDCMACGRCVDVCAEEVLTITTRWSSGAKS
- the napB gene encoding nitrate reductase cytochrome c-type subunit yields the protein MKSPVRKNPFLSCMAALMLMMSGAALAVDAVDLSQSPEVSGVQENMRVPKEQDRMALNYVNQPPMIPHSIDGYQVTTNTNRCLACHGVEHYRNTGAPRISPTHFMDSDGKVLSGVAPRRYFCLQCHVPQADAAPIVDNTFEPSKGFGK
- the napC gene encoding cytochrome c-type protein NapC, whose amino-acid sequence is MENKKPGLIRRLWQWWWRPSRLALGTLLLLGFGAGIVFWGGFNTGMEAANTEQFCISCHEMRATVYEEYMETVHYNNRSGVRATCPDCHVPHEFVPKMVRKIKASKELYGKIFGIIDTPQKFEEHRLSMAQNEWRRMKENNSQECRNCHNFDYMDFTAQKTVAGKMHEQAIKDGQTCIDCHKGIAHKLPDMREVQPGF
- the nudK gene encoding GDP-mannose pyrophosphatase NudK; protein product: MSPRITVIKDKILSDNYFVLRNITYDLTHRSGEVMRHRREVYDRGNGATILLYNTEKKTVVLTRQFRVATWVNGNADGMLIECCAGLLDEDAPEVCARKEAAEETGYQVGEVEKVFELYMSPGGVTEVVHFFMAQYSDAQHTGQGGGVEDEDIDVLELPFADALEKVKRGEICDGKTVILLQQLQLRGVM
- a CDS encoding DUF1176 domain-containing protein, producing MLYPLKTLLLCCLCFSAGVLAEPVQRSFSDWQVTCNNQNFCQARNTGLHQGLVMSIGRSAGVGVDATLRIELGALTRAFVGQPPIAPRLQLDGVPLVLSGRWHSGEHMLSTNDSSTIGAFLREIRDGEAITLHDGPGNLSLIGLKAALLYIDDRQQRVGNESAWLEKGLAAARSVPLVPALQTLPVPEPVTPLSKEERETLLDYAAWRMNASHCSIDPVRQQVRAWALSETSALVLVSCEAGAWNVVDLAWRVPRNDPTRAIPVQLTLPFQPRGQNRRLELMNGQFDEKTGELRTLEKSRGIGDCGVATRWRFDGQRFRLARYAAEPACDGWHGPDAWPVLWVTRQASAHLTP
- the tkt gene encoding transketolase → MTRQALANAIRALSMDAVQKANSGHPGAPMGMADIAEVLWNDFLKHNPINPTWYDRDRFVLSNGHASMLLYSLLHLSGYDLSLEELKNFRQLHSKTPGHPEIGYTPGVETTTGPLGQGLANAVGLAIAERTLGAQFNQPGHDIVDHYTWVFMGDGCLMEGISHEACSLAGTLGLGKLIGFYDHNGISIDGETDGWFTDDTAKRFEAYHWHVVHEIDGHDPKAIKRAIEEAQSVKDKPSLIICRTVIGFGSPNKAGKEEAHGSPLGAEEVALARKQLGWNEPPFVIPKDIYQGWDARAKGEKFESDWNGKFAAYQQAHPELAAEFTRRLRGELPPDWEDTTAQLVTTLQENPAKIATRKASQNVLNKIGPILPELLGGSADLAPSNLTLWSGSTSLKEDIAGNYIHYGVREFGMTAIANGIAHHGGFVPYTATFLMFVEYARNAARMAALMKARQIMVYTHDSIGLGEDGPTHQAVEQLASLRLTPNFSTWRPCDQVEAAVAWKAAVERHHGPTALILSRQNLAQMDRTPQQVKDIARGGYVLKACEGKPDVILIATGSEMEITVLAADKLTQDGIKVQVVSLPSTDVFDAQDDAWREAVLPSDVSARVAVEAGIADYWYKYVGLKGAVVGMTGFGESAPAEKLFPYFGFTVENVVKKARQVSGR